One genomic segment of Pelagerythrobacter marensis includes these proteins:
- a CDS encoding helix-turn-helix domain-containing protein, translating into MSDETNESPGELPLEGAGDRLRRAREKAGLTVEQVAAETRIPLRHLEVIEAGDFEALPARTYAIGFSRTYAKAVGLDEADIARQVREETGGARSHEPVRSASFEPGDPARVPTRGLAWLSALAALLLIAGGFAYFKDYFFPGAGPGPIAAPQDVADAAGPDGGTQQTSGPAASAATGPVVFTALEDDTWVKFYDANGDQLMQKQMAEGETYTVPADAEGPQIWTGRPYALAITVGGRSVPKLSEVDEIVRDVPVSAEALLSRAEEAAGEDEGAAGGA; encoded by the coding sequence ATGTCGGACGAAACAAACGAATCTCCGGGCGAGCTTCCGCTAGAGGGTGCCGGCGACCGTCTCCGCCGTGCCCGCGAAAAGGCCGGACTGACGGTCGAACAGGTGGCCGCCGAAACGCGCATTCCGCTGCGGCATCTCGAAGTGATCGAGGCCGGCGATTTCGAGGCTCTGCCTGCACGAACATACGCCATCGGCTTTTCGCGCACTTATGCGAAGGCGGTGGGGCTGGATGAAGCCGATATCGCGCGTCAGGTGCGCGAGGAAACCGGCGGGGCCCGATCGCACGAACCGGTGCGCAGCGCCAGTTTCGAGCCGGGCGATCCGGCGCGCGTGCCGACCCGCGGCCTGGCCTGGTTGAGCGCGCTGGCCGCCCTGCTTCTGATCGCGGGCGGGTTCGCTTACTTCAAGGATTACTTCTTCCCCGGTGCCGGGCCCGGGCCGATTGCGGCACCGCAGGACGTTGCCGATGCGGCGGGGCCGGATGGTGGGACGCAGCAGACATCCGGTCCGGCGGCGAGTGCCGCGACTGGGCCGGTCGTGTTCACCGCGCTGGAAGACGACACCTGGGTCAAGTTCTACGACGCCAATGGCGATCAGCTGATGCAGAAACAGATGGCGGAAGGCGAAACCTATACCGTGCCTGCCGACGCGGAAGGGCCGCAGATCTGGACCGGGCGGCCCTATGCCCTTGCAATCACCGTGGGCGGACGCAGCGTGCCCAAGCTGTCGGAAGTTGATGAAATCGTGCGCGACGTGCCGGTAAGTGCCGAGGCCCTGCTCTCCCGGGCCGAAGAGGCAGCCGGTGAAGATGAGGGTGCGGCAGGGGGCGCGTAA
- a CDS encoding tetratricopeptide repeat protein, with translation MTSRTGRAILGVLAIVTVGAGAGPALAQDGSAEARLRKVEAEVRALQRTVFPGPEGRFFQPEISGSSQGQTTAAMPSTTAVTDILARLDALETQIQSLTAQTENNTNALSQLETRLSALEVTGGTTSGQGGGPTASQDNLSAMTGGASSAQTAQPPAAGPTAARLAAVQEIAKPQTDDAGDDEYSYGFRLWDAGFYPEAQQQLTLFVEKYPDHWRTTYGRNLLGRAYLDAGKPAEAAPWFLKNYQADKQAARAPDSLLYLAEAMIASKDTSRACIALAEFADTYPAIAAGRLSDQYEGNRRKVSCN, from the coding sequence ATGACCAGCCGCACGGGCCGTGCAATTCTCGGCGTACTGGCAATCGTAACCGTCGGGGCCGGGGCGGGGCCGGCGCTGGCGCAGGATGGCAGCGCGGAAGCGCGCCTGCGCAAGGTGGAAGCTGAAGTGCGCGCCTTGCAGCGCACCGTCTTCCCGGGGCCGGAAGGGCGCTTCTTCCAGCCGGAAATTTCGGGTTCGTCGCAGGGCCAGACCACGGCGGCCATGCCGTCGACGACCGCGGTGACCGATATCCTCGCCCGTCTTGACGCGCTGGAAACGCAGATCCAGTCGCTCACCGCGCAGACCGAAAACAACACCAATGCCCTCAGTCAGCTGGAAACCCGCCTTTCCGCGCTGGAAGTGACCGGGGGCACCACCAGCGGGCAGGGTGGCGGGCCGACTGCATCGCAGGACAACCTCTCCGCCATGACGGGCGGTGCTTCGTCAGCGCAGACTGCGCAGCCGCCTGCCGCAGGGCCGACCGCGGCGCGGCTGGCGGCGGTGCAGGAAATCGCCAAGCCGCAGACCGACGATGCGGGCGACGATGAATATTCCTACGGCTTCCGGCTGTGGGACGCGGGTTTCTATCCCGAGGCGCAGCAGCAGTTGACGCTGTTCGTTGAAAAGTATCCCGATCACTGGCGGACCACCTATGGCCGGAACCTGCTCGGCCGGGCCTATCTCGATGCGGGCAAGCCCGCCGAAGCCGCCCCGTGGTTCCTCAAGAACTATCAGGCCGACAAGCAGGCGGCGCGCGCACCCGACAGCCTGCTCTATCTGGCCGAAGCGATGATCGCGTCCAAGGATACCAGCCGCGCCTGCATCGCACTGGCGGAATTCGCAGACACGTATCCGGCGATTGCCGCCGGGCGCCTTTCCGACCAGTACGAGGGGAACCGGCGCAAGGTGAGCTGCAATTGA
- the tilS gene encoding tRNA lysidine(34) synthetase TilS: MDGGRLGVAVSGGPDSLALLLLAQAAMPGRIEAATVDHGLRPESAAEAEMVADVCRELGVKHAILPVTLGRGNRQGQARVARYAALNDWLGERSLDVLATAHHADDQAETLLMRLNRGSGLPGLAGIRSATRLPDGTHFVVRPLLEWRRSELAAVVQGAGLQAVDDPSNRDPAYDRARIRQAMGQADWLDPAALATSARLLGEAEGVIEMVLAHELRVAVSREDGGVRYRPQGPRLIRHLAVERILSDFAKQARGSQIAALVTALEGGGKGNLAGILARVDGDCWIFSEEPARRSG, encoded by the coding sequence CTGGACGGAGGGCGGCTCGGCGTCGCGGTATCCGGCGGCCCCGACAGCCTGGCCCTGCTCCTGCTGGCGCAAGCCGCAATGCCGGGGCGGATCGAGGCGGCGACAGTCGATCACGGCCTGCGCCCCGAAAGCGCGGCGGAGGCGGAGATGGTCGCCGATGTCTGCCGCGAACTGGGCGTGAAGCACGCGATATTGCCCGTCACCCTGGGCCGGGGCAACAGGCAGGGGCAGGCTCGCGTCGCCCGCTATGCCGCGCTGAACGACTGGCTGGGCGAACGCTCGCTCGACGTGCTGGCCACTGCACATCATGCGGACGATCAGGCGGAAACGCTGCTGATGCGGCTGAATCGCGGCAGCGGCCTGCCGGGGCTGGCGGGTATCCGCTCGGCCACTCGTCTGCCCGACGGGACGCATTTCGTTGTCCGTCCGCTGCTGGAATGGCGCCGGTCTGAACTTGCCGCGGTGGTGCAGGGCGCGGGGCTGCAGGCGGTGGACGATCCGTCCAACCGTGATCCGGCCTATGATCGCGCCCGCATCCGGCAGGCGATGGGCCAGGCGGACTGGCTCGATCCTGCTGCGCTCGCCACCAGCGCGCGCTTGCTGGGCGAAGCGGAAGGAGTGATCGAAATGGTTTTGGCGCACGAACTTCGGGTTGCCGTTTCCCGCGAGGATGGGGGCGTGCGTTATCGGCCCCAGGGGCCGCGCCTTATCCGGCATCTCGCGGTAGAGCGGATTCTCAGCGATTTCGCGAAGCAGGCACGCGGCAGCCAGATCGCGGCGCTCGTGACGGCGCTGGAAGGCGGCGGGAAGGGTAACCTTGCCGGCATCCTTGCCCGCGTCGACGGCGATTGCTGGATTTTCAGCGAGGAACCGGCGCGCCGATCCGGCTGA
- a CDS encoding L,D-transpeptidase family protein: protein MNPMLKWIGGATAALVLLFGGATLASGMWPRSKADNAPATTIETAIPVDKAALGEANGAGSNGEEASATRAASERSADDGATPAPQPAAATDSDEFVVKRVLPIDGPIRYGEWHWDDEGVPPGPLVITVDLEARVISIFRNGYEIGAAAAMLGTDAHPTPVGTFPIISKERHNISEKYGNAPMPWTLRLTHDGIAIHGGSEVENGYASHGCIAIPDDLASRLFAVAKKGDKVIITRGETLQLGESII, encoded by the coding sequence ATGAACCCGATGCTGAAATGGATTGGCGGCGCGACCGCCGCACTCGTTCTCCTGTTCGGTGGCGCAACGCTGGCGAGCGGGATGTGGCCCCGCAGCAAGGCCGATAACGCGCCTGCCACCACGATCGAAACGGCGATCCCGGTCGACAAGGCCGCGCTAGGCGAAGCGAACGGCGCGGGATCCAACGGCGAAGAGGCATCGGCAACGCGCGCAGCAAGCGAGCGATCGGCCGACGATGGCGCCACGCCAGCCCCGCAGCCCGCCGCTGCCACCGATTCCGACGAGTTCGTCGTGAAGCGGGTTCTGCCGATCGACGGGCCGATCAGATATGGCGAATGGCATTGGGATGACGAGGGGGTTCCGCCGGGGCCGCTGGTGATCACCGTCGATCTTGAGGCGCGCGTGATTTCGATCTTCCGCAACGGGTACGAGATCGGTGCCGCCGCCGCCATGCTGGGCACCGATGCCCACCCGACGCCGGTGGGGACGTTCCCGATCATTTCCAAGGAACGCCACAACATCTCGGAAAAGTATGGCAACGCGCCGATGCCCTGGACTTTGCGCCTGACCCACGATGGCATTGCGATCCACGGCGGTTCTGAAGTCGAAAACGGCTATGCCAGCCACGGCTGCATCGCGATCCCCGACGATCTGGCCAGCCGGCTTTTCGCTGTGGCGAAGAAAGGCGACAAAGTGATCATCACCCGCGGCGAAACGCTGCAACTGGGCGAATCGATCATCTGA
- the eda gene encoding bifunctional 4-hydroxy-2-oxoglutarate aldolase/2-dehydro-3-deoxy-phosphogluconate aldolase yields the protein MTDIATLMNTSPVIPVIVIDDVADAVPLAEGLVAGGLPVLEVTMRTPAALDAIAAMKQVPGAIVGAGTVTNEHELDQALRAGSEFVVSPGLTEPLGRAAIDRNVPFLPGIANAGDIMRGLDLGLTHFKFFPAMAAGGLPALKALAAPFGPCRFCPTGGISPDNAAEWLAFDPVLCVGGSWVAPRGKPDPAAIEDLARQAASLGR from the coding sequence ATGACCGATATCGCCACCCTGATGAATACCTCCCCCGTGATCCCGGTGATCGTGATCGACGATGTCGCCGACGCGGTGCCGCTGGCAGAAGGGCTGGTGGCAGGCGGGCTGCCGGTGCTGGAAGTGACCATGCGCACGCCCGCCGCGCTCGATGCGATTGCAGCGATGAAGCAGGTGCCCGGCGCGATCGTGGGCGCGGGCACCGTCACCAACGAACATGAGCTGGACCAGGCCCTGCGCGCGGGCAGCGAATTCGTCGTGTCCCCCGGCCTTACCGAACCGCTGGGCCGGGCCGCGATCGACCGCAACGTGCCCTTCCTGCCCGGAATCGCCAATGCCGGCGACATCATGCGCGGGCTCGATCTGGGGCTGACCCATTTCAAGTTCTTTCCCGCGATGGCCGCCGGCGGGCTGCCGGCGCTCAAGGCTCTGGCCGCACCGTTCGGCCCCTGCCGGTTCTGCCCGACTGGCGGTATCAGCCCCGACAATGCCGCAGAGTGGCTGGCCTTCGATCCCGTCCTGTGCGTCGGCGGAAGCTGGGTCGCCCCGCGTGGGAAGCCCGATCCTGCGGCAATCGAAGATCTGGCGCGGCAGGCCGCCAGCCTGGGGCGTTAA